A genomic region of Balaenoptera acutorostrata chromosome 4, mBalAcu1.1, whole genome shotgun sequence contains the following coding sequences:
- the MIS18A gene encoding protein Mis18-alpha, whose protein sequence is MAGPWSQACCKRCSSTSCECGDKGKWSNSSLLGKRLSEDSSRHQLLQKWASMWSCVSGDASVACTERTRREEAAEPAEEEDRPLVFLCSGCRRPLGDSLSWVTSQEDTNCILLRCVSCNVSVDKEQILSKRKNENGCILETLYCAGCSRNLGYIYRCTPKNLDYKRDLFCLSVEAIESYVLGSSEKQIVSEDKELFNLESRVEIEKSLKQMEDVLKALQTKLWEVESKLPFTSCKS, encoded by the exons ATGGCGGGTCCTTGGTCTCAGGCTTGTTGCAAAAGATGCTCCTCTACTAGCTGTGAGTGTGGCGACAAGGGCAAGTGGAGCAACTCCTCGCTCTTAGGCAAGCGGCTCTCGGAAGACTCGAGCCGCCACCAGCTGCTGCAGAAGTGGGCGAGCATGTGGAGCTGCGTGAGCGGGGACGCGTCGGTGGCCTGCACGGAAAGGACGCGGCGCGAGGAGGCTGCGGAGCCGGCGGAGGAGGAGGACAGGCCGCTGGTGTTTCTGTGCTCTGGTTGCCGGCGGCCGCTGGGCGACTCGCTGAGCTGGGTGACGAGCCAGGAAGACACCAACTGCATCCTGCTGCGCT GTGTTTCCTGTAATGTTTCTGTGGATAAGGAACAGATACTATCCAAACGTAAAAATGAAAATGGTTG CATCCTGGAGACTTTGTACTGCGCAGGATGTTCACGCAACCTCGGCTACATATACAGATGCACACCCAAGAATCTAGACTACAAGAGGGACTTGTTCTGCCTCAGTGTTGAAGCCATTGAAAG TTATGTTTTAGGGTCCTCTGAAAAGCAAATTGTGTCAGAAGATAAAGAGCTTTTTAATCTTGAAAGCCGAGTTGAAATAGAAAAATCTCTAAAGCAG ATGGAAGATGTTTTGAAAGCATTGCAAACAAAGCTTTGGGAGGTTGAATCAAAATTGCCCTTTACCAGCTGCAAAAGCTGA